The following proteins are co-located in the Polymorphospora rubra genome:
- a CDS encoding DedA family protein translates to MDPVQALWTGVTEHPYLLLGPLVLVEGPAATVVAGSLVGAGLARFWPIWLIVVVADVLADSALYLLGRFGNHRRLAPLLGRLGLPTHRRRRLTVAVRRALPRVVLGAKVVDVAAVPAFLAAGLARAPYRRFVAWVAGASTVRAGLLIGVGVLFGQEVADLLTEPGTGLAIVAGLALAVAATHLLTRRLAGTRFDPVREKP, encoded by the coding sequence GTGGATCCGGTGCAGGCGTTGTGGACGGGGGTGACCGAACACCCGTACCTCCTGCTCGGGCCGCTGGTGCTGGTCGAAGGGCCGGCGGCGACGGTCGTCGCCGGGTCGCTGGTCGGTGCCGGGCTCGCCCGGTTCTGGCCGATCTGGCTGATCGTCGTCGTCGCCGACGTCCTCGCCGACAGCGCCCTCTACCTGCTCGGCCGGTTCGGCAACCACCGGCGGCTGGCGCCGCTGCTGGGCCGGCTCGGGCTGCCGACACACCGACGGCGGCGGCTCACCGTCGCGGTGCGCCGGGCCCTGCCGCGCGTCGTGCTCGGCGCGAAGGTCGTCGACGTCGCCGCCGTACCGGCGTTCCTGGCCGCCGGGCTCGCGCGGGCCCCGTACCGCAGGTTCGTGGCCTGGGTCGCGGGGGCCAGCACGGTACGCGCCGGACTGCTGATCGGCGTCGGCGTGCTCTTCGGCCAGGAGGTCGCCGACCTGCTCACCGAGCCCGGCACCGGGCTCGCGATCGTCGCCGGGCTGGCCCTGGCCGTCGCGGCCACCCACCTGCTGACCCGGCGGCTCGCCGGAACCCGATTCGATCCTGTCAGGGAGAAACCATGA
- a CDS encoding sensor histidine kinase, translated as MEIRLWAPVRPAEPLNPWSWLVAGALAVVLMAVNIPVATEVYEVPLAVAFAAGIAQAVALPLTLRWPVEATAVQFAGVIAFAVTLSLDAGPTWPLTIPGLLALIAHVTLVGLFHEWRVAATAWWASVLLCFLLVVLDLRAGHTVAEAEPLLVIYATNSALITLGAIAFRQRAVIRRQLVDARRDVALEQAQRAVVEERTRIARELHDVVAHSMSVIHMQATSAAYRIKNIDDESRAEFGQIAAGARGALREMRQLLAVLRDEDAAVDLRPVPGLDRLDELAESVRRGGVPVELRIGDEVRRTAVPDAVALAAYRIVQESLSNVIRHAAGAPTVVGVDVEPGDVLAVVVTNAPAAGPVGPPEEVGRAGHGLHGMRERVRLVGGTLETGPLAGGGYGVLARLPIRWDEAADGSNG; from the coding sequence GTGGAAATCAGGCTGTGGGCGCCGGTACGCCCGGCCGAGCCGCTCAACCCATGGTCGTGGCTGGTGGCCGGCGCGCTGGCCGTGGTGCTGATGGCCGTCAACATCCCGGTCGCGACCGAGGTGTACGAGGTGCCGCTGGCCGTCGCCTTCGCCGCCGGCATCGCGCAGGCGGTGGCCCTGCCGCTGACCCTGCGGTGGCCGGTCGAGGCGACCGCGGTGCAGTTCGCCGGGGTGATCGCCTTCGCGGTCACGCTGTCGCTCGACGCCGGCCCGACCTGGCCGCTGACCATTCCGGGCCTGCTCGCCCTGATCGCCCACGTGACCCTGGTCGGACTGTTCCACGAGTGGCGGGTGGCGGCGACGGCCTGGTGGGCGAGCGTGCTGCTGTGCTTCCTGCTGGTGGTGCTCGACCTGCGGGCCGGCCATACCGTCGCCGAGGCCGAACCGTTGCTCGTCATCTATGCCACGAACTCGGCCCTGATCACGCTCGGCGCGATCGCCTTCCGGCAGCGGGCCGTGATCCGGCGCCAGCTCGTCGACGCCCGCCGCGACGTCGCGCTCGAACAGGCGCAGCGGGCCGTGGTCGAGGAACGGACCCGGATCGCCCGGGAGCTGCACGACGTCGTCGCGCACAGCATGTCCGTGATCCACATGCAGGCGACGTCGGCGGCGTACCGGATCAAGAACATCGACGACGAGTCGCGGGCCGAGTTCGGGCAGATCGCCGCCGGTGCCCGCGGCGCGCTGCGCGAGATGCGGCAACTGCTGGCCGTGCTCCGCGACGAGGACGCCGCCGTCGACCTGCGGCCGGTGCCCGGCCTGGACCGGCTCGACGAGTTGGCCGAATCGGTACGCCGCGGCGGCGTACCCGTCGAGCTGCGGATCGGCGACGAGGTGCGCCGCACGGCGGTACCGGACGCGGTCGCGCTGGCCGCCTACCGGATCGTGCAGGAGTCGCTGAGCAACGTCATCCGGCACGCGGCCGGCGCCCCCACCGTCGTGGGGGTCGACGTCGAACCCGGCGACGTCCTCGCCGTCGTCGTCACCAACGCCCCGGCCGCCGGACCCGTCGGGCCGCCCGAGGAGGTCGGCCGGGCCGGCCACGGGCTGCACGGAATGCGGGAACGGGTCCGGCTGGTCGGCGGCACCCTGGAGACCGGCCCGCTGGCCGGCGGCGGCTACGGGGTACTCGCCCGGCTGCCGATACGGTGGGACGAGGCGGCCGACGGGAGCAACGGGTGA
- a CDS encoding response regulator, which produces MIRILIVDDQSMIRVGIRAILDSQDDMTVVGEAENGRAGVDRCRSLRPDVVLMDVRMPVLDGLAATRAILGPERTEGHSPRVLMLTTFDIDDYIYEALRIGASGFLLKDSEPDELMRAVRVVAGGEALLAPSITRRLIENFVDAQPRRTAGSTALNALTDREREVLRLVALGMSNAEIAASLFIAEQTTKTHVSRILQKLGLRDRVQAVVFGYENGLVTPGG; this is translated from the coding sequence GTGATCCGGATTCTGATCGTGGACGACCAGTCGATGATCCGGGTCGGGATCCGGGCGATCCTCGATTCGCAGGACGACATGACGGTGGTCGGCGAGGCCGAGAACGGTCGGGCCGGCGTCGACCGCTGCCGCAGCCTGCGACCCGACGTGGTGCTGATGGACGTACGGATGCCGGTGCTGGACGGGCTGGCCGCCACCCGGGCGATCCTCGGCCCGGAACGCACCGAGGGACACAGCCCACGGGTACTGATGCTGACCACGTTCGACATCGACGACTACATCTACGAGGCGCTGCGGATCGGGGCCAGCGGCTTCCTGCTCAAGGACAGCGAACCCGACGAGCTGATGCGCGCCGTACGGGTCGTCGCCGGCGGCGAGGCGCTGCTGGCGCCGAGCATCACCCGCCGCCTCATCGAGAACTTCGTCGACGCCCAGCCCAGGCGGACGGCGGGCAGTACGGCGCTCAACGCGCTGACCGACCGGGAACGGGAGGTGCTGCGGCTGGTGGCGCTCGGCATGTCCAACGCCGAGATCGCCGCGTCGCTGTTCATCGCCGAGCAGACCACCAAGACCCACGTCAGCCGCATCCTGCAGAAGCTGGGCCTGCGCGACCGGGTGCAGGCAGTGGTGTTCGGCTACGAGAACGGCCTGGTCACCCCGGGCGGCTGA
- a CDS encoding heavy metal translocating P-type ATPase, with the protein MRHDTAAHDQHAGDGEHGGPDQHTRPDRHGGHQGHDKHAGHDPEVFRRKFWLSLALTVPIVVTSHMVMDWFGYSVDFPGMAWIGPVLGTVVFLYGGWPFLTGAVHEARDRAPGMMLLIAMAITVAYVASLATTLGAFDLDFWWELAALVTIMLLGHWQEMKAIGQAQGALSALAALLPDDAERVGDGRTERVSVADLRVDDVVLVRPGGRVPADGRIVDGGAELDESMITGESRPVARSVGDRVVAGTVATDSAVRVRVEAVGDDTALAGIQRLVAQAQRSSGRAQVLADRFAAWLFYIAIATAVVTFTVWAVLGNADEAVVRTVTVLVIACPHALGLAIPLVIALSTAVAAKAGILVKDRLALERMRTVDAVLFDKTGTLTRGEHVVTAVAGTTGTDADEVLRLAAGVEADSEHPLARAIVAAATGPASATDFRALTGRGVRASIDGTEYAVGGPALLRELGVDVPAELATDTADWSRRGAAVLHLLRLDDTGPARVLGALALADEVRPEARQAIADLRAQGISRIVMITGDARPVADAVAAELGLDEVFAEVLPADKDDAVGELQRRGLRVAMVGDGVNDAPALARADVGIAIGAGTDVAIESAGVVLASSDPRGVTGVIRLSRASYRKMIQNLGWAAGYNVVALPLAAGVLAWAGVALSPAAGALLMSASTIVVALNAQLLRRVRLGG; encoded by the coding sequence ATGCGGCACGACACGGCAGCACACGACCAACACGCCGGCGACGGCGAGCACGGCGGCCCTGACCAGCACACCCGTCCCGATCGGCACGGTGGTCACCAGGGGCACGACAAGCACGCCGGGCACGACCCGGAGGTCTTCCGCCGCAAGTTCTGGCTCAGCCTGGCCCTGACCGTGCCGATCGTGGTGACCAGCCACATGGTGATGGACTGGTTCGGCTACTCGGTGGACTTCCCCGGCATGGCCTGGATCGGCCCGGTCCTCGGCACGGTGGTGTTCCTCTACGGCGGCTGGCCGTTCCTGACCGGCGCCGTACACGAGGCCCGGGACCGGGCGCCGGGCATGATGCTGCTGATCGCGATGGCGATCACGGTCGCGTACGTCGCCTCGCTCGCCACCACCCTCGGCGCGTTCGACCTCGACTTCTGGTGGGAGCTGGCGGCGCTGGTCACCATCATGCTGCTCGGGCACTGGCAGGAGATGAAGGCGATCGGCCAGGCGCAGGGCGCCCTGTCCGCACTCGCCGCGCTGCTGCCCGACGACGCCGAACGGGTCGGCGACGGCCGTACCGAGCGGGTTTCAGTGGCCGACCTGCGCGTGGACGACGTGGTCCTGGTCCGCCCAGGCGGACGGGTGCCCGCCGACGGCCGGATCGTCGACGGCGGCGCCGAACTCGACGAGTCGATGATCACCGGAGAGTCCCGGCCGGTCGCCCGGTCCGTCGGGGACCGGGTGGTGGCCGGCACCGTCGCCACCGACTCCGCGGTCCGGGTACGCGTCGAGGCCGTCGGCGACGACACCGCCCTGGCCGGCATCCAGCGGCTCGTCGCCCAGGCGCAGCGGTCCAGCGGCCGGGCCCAGGTGCTCGCCGACCGGTTCGCCGCCTGGCTGTTCTACATCGCGATCGCCACCGCCGTGGTCACGTTCACGGTGTGGGCGGTGCTCGGCAACGCCGACGAGGCGGTGGTGCGTACCGTCACCGTGCTGGTGATCGCCTGCCCGCATGCCCTCGGGCTGGCCATTCCCCTGGTGATCGCGCTGTCCACCGCCGTCGCGGCGAAGGCCGGCATCCTGGTCAAGGACCGGCTCGCGCTGGAGCGGATGCGTACGGTCGACGCGGTGCTCTTCGACAAGACCGGCACCCTGACCCGGGGCGAGCACGTCGTCACCGCGGTCGCCGGCACCACCGGCACCGACGCCGACGAGGTGCTGCGCCTGGCGGCCGGGGTGGAGGCCGACAGCGAGCATCCGCTCGCCCGGGCCATCGTCGCCGCCGCGACCGGGCCGGCGTCGGCCACCGACTTCCGGGCGTTGACCGGGCGCGGGGTGCGGGCCAGCATCGACGGCACCGAGTACGCCGTCGGCGGACCCGCGCTGCTGCGGGAGCTGGGTGTCGACGTACCGGCGGAACTGGCGACCGACACGGCGGACTGGTCGCGGCGCGGGGCGGCGGTGCTGCACCTGCTACGGCTCGACGACACCGGACCGGCCCGGGTGCTCGGCGCGCTGGCCCTGGCCGACGAGGTACGCCCCGAGGCCCGGCAGGCCATCGCCGACCTGCGGGCGCAGGGCATCTCCAGGATCGTGATGATCACCGGGGACGCCCGCCCGGTGGCCGACGCGGTCGCCGCCGAACTCGGGCTCGACGAGGTCTTCGCCGAGGTCCTGCCGGCCGACAAGGACGACGCGGTGGGCGAGCTCCAACGCCGCGGACTGCGGGTGGCGATGGTCGGCGACGGCGTCAACGACGCGCCCGCGCTGGCCCGCGCCGACGTCGGCATCGCCATCGGCGCCGGCACCGACGTCGCGATCGAGTCCGCCGGGGTCGTCCTGGCCTCGTCGGACCCGCGCGGGGTGACCGGGGTGATCCGGCTGTCCCGGGCCTCCTACCGCAAGATGATCCAGAACCTGGGCTGGGCCGCCGGCTACAACGTGGTGGCGTTACCGCTGGCGGCCGGGGTGCTGGCCTGGGCCGGGGTGGCGCTCAGTCCGGCCGCCGGCGCGCTGCTGATGTCGGCCTCCACGATCGTGGTGGCCCTCAACGCCCAACTCCTGCGCCGCGTCCGCCTCGGCGGATAG
- a CDS encoding flagellar protein FlhE: MLRTSNDPALITPVRTPRARVAATIAGLLVGVLAALSITTPAQAATASWTQHQGTSYPTIYQTNWLYYGNAFTAPATPPGAVITTVYYRWIFMEIPPPLRIYTVYLCAGPNGTQCLLVSPNLSTQSWSATTTAFAGFPANTTFQYVVGIGAPTTYVLTPPKHSSSYELTVTYTY; the protein is encoded by the coding sequence ATGCTCCGTACGTCGAACGACCCTGCCCTGATCACCCCGGTCAGAACGCCCCGGGCGAGAGTCGCCGCCACGATCGCCGGCCTGCTCGTCGGCGTACTCGCGGCCCTGTCGATCACCACTCCGGCACAGGCCGCGACCGCGTCCTGGACCCAGCACCAGGGAACGTCCTACCCGACGATCTACCAGACCAACTGGCTCTACTACGGAAACGCCTTCACCGCACCGGCGACCCCGCCCGGCGCCGTCATCACCACGGTCTACTACCGCTGGATCTTCATGGAGATCCCGCCGCCGCTGCGGATCTACACCGTCTATCTGTGCGCCGGCCCGAACGGCACCCAGTGCCTACTCGTCAGCCCCAACCTGTCGACACAGTCGTGGAGTGCCACGACGACGGCATTCGCCGGTTTCCCGGCCAACACCACGTTCCAGTACGTGGTCGGAATCGGTGCCCCGACGACGTACGTGCTCACCCCGCCGAAACACAGCAGCAGTTACGAACTCACCGTCACCTACACCTACTGA
- a CDS encoding GNAT family N-acetyltransferase has product MHTRAMRTDDADAVLRIYQAGLDTGHASFELTAPSWPAFDAGKLPEHRHVAVIDGVVAGWVAVSPVSTRAVYVGVVEHSVYVDPAAHGRGVARRLLDTMIASTEAAGIWTIQAMIFPENEVSLALHERHGFRLVGTRERMGRHHGRWRDVVLLERRSKVVG; this is encoded by the coding sequence ATGCACACCCGTGCCATGCGGACCGACGACGCCGATGCCGTGTTGCGGATCTACCAGGCCGGCCTGGACACCGGGCACGCGAGCTTCGAGCTGACCGCCCCGAGCTGGCCGGCGTTCGACGCCGGAAAGCTGCCGGAGCACCGCCACGTCGCCGTGATCGACGGCGTTGTGGCCGGCTGGGTCGCCGTCTCACCGGTGTCGACCCGGGCCGTGTACGTCGGCGTCGTCGAGCACTCGGTGTACGTCGATCCGGCGGCGCACGGGCGGGGTGTGGCACGGCGGCTGCTGGACACGATGATCGCCTCGACCGAAGCGGCCGGGATCTGGACGATCCAGGCCATGATCTTCCCGGAGAACGAGGTCAGCCTGGCCCTGCACGAGCGGCACGGATTCCGGCTCGTCGGCACCCGGGAGCGGATGGGCCGGCATCACGGCCGCTGGCGCGACGTCGTGCTGCTGGAACGGCGCAGCAAGGTCGTCGGTTGA
- a CDS encoding helix-turn-helix transcriptional regulator: MERTPQEIVDRARSAQLHADAYRSLLERSGICMASVDLTLRIEEANEQFRRDLGGSGDIVGRELFDFLGLDTQPHLRRQFVGLVEGRCERIAERVLGVRAGNYLLPAQLTAVSVRDRSPVVSSLVVMLQWDESAPRTARHKVLTDLDARILQGVAMGMSTVNLAAKLYLSRQGVEYHVATMMKKLKAPNRAALVSRAYSMGVLNAGTWPPQVSPEFIK; the protein is encoded by the coding sequence ATGGAACGTACTCCGCAGGAGATCGTCGACCGGGCCCGATCCGCTCAGCTGCACGCGGACGCCTACCGGTCGCTGCTCGAACGGTCCGGCATCTGCATGGCCAGCGTCGATCTCACGCTCAGGATCGAGGAGGCGAACGAACAGTTCCGCCGCGACCTCGGCGGGTCCGGTGACATCGTCGGCCGCGAACTCTTCGACTTCCTGGGGCTGGACACCCAGCCGCACCTGCGCCGCCAGTTCGTCGGCCTCGTCGAGGGACGGTGTGAGCGGATCGCCGAGCGGGTCCTCGGCGTACGGGCCGGGAACTACCTTCTCCCCGCCCAACTCACCGCCGTCTCCGTACGGGACCGGTCGCCGGTCGTGTCCAGCCTCGTCGTCATGTTGCAGTGGGACGAGTCGGCGCCCCGGACCGCCCGGCACAAGGTCCTCACCGACCTGGACGCCCGTATCCTCCAGGGCGTCGCGATGGGCATGTCGACGGTCAACCTGGCGGCCAAGCTCTACCTGAGCCGACAGGGCGTCGAATACCACGTGGCGACGATGATGAAGAAGTTGAAGGCGCCCAACCGGGCCGCGCTGGTTTCCCGGGCGTACTCGATGGGCGTGCTGAACGCCGGCACCTGGCCGCCGCAGGTCTCGCCCGAGTTCATCAAGTGA
- a CDS encoding PH domain-containing protein gives MNPTEAVQLTGHPPVARRRRLGWAVATIAGFCGLLALLGVLLTDVLVNLAWVSAILLLPVGIGLALDAYRNLGHGITGRYLVARRGTIRRGTVALLRDGVIGWTVTSSPMQRRAGLVTLTATTAANHGAYRIPDIGLAQGLAFADAAVPGLLGQFLERDEDDEVT, from the coding sequence GTGAACCCGACCGAAGCGGTCCAGCTCACCGGCCACCCACCCGTGGCGCGGCGCCGCCGCCTCGGCTGGGCGGTGGCCACGATCGCCGGATTCTGCGGACTGCTCGCCCTGCTGGGAGTGCTGCTGACCGACGTGCTGGTGAATCTGGCCTGGGTCTCCGCCATCCTGCTGCTGCCGGTCGGGATCGGGCTGGCGCTCGATGCCTACCGCAACCTCGGGCACGGCATCACCGGCAGGTATCTGGTCGCCCGTCGGGGCACGATCCGCCGCGGCACGGTGGCCCTGCTCCGCGACGGGGTGATCGGCTGGACGGTCACCAGTTCGCCGATGCAGCGCCGGGCCGGCCTCGTCACCCTGACCGCGACGACGGCGGCGAACCACGGGGCGTACCGGATTCCCGACATCGGGCTGGCCCAGGGGCTCGCGTTCGCCGACGCCGCCGTGCCCGGGCTGCTGGGTCAGTTCCTGGAGCGCGACGAGGACGACGAGGTCACTTGA
- a CDS encoding PH domain-containing protein, with amino-acid sequence MTGGEERPGEPAEEAAWHRVDGRTLALTAIYLTGWVIAAGGITAFFLLRGDVSTTVVLTFVGGPALLIVVGGVLIDLVRWRYEFHRITDQRIEKKFDFVFRTHKSVARDRIRSVDVNASVIYRMLGVARVKVGTGQQDSFGEVVITFDPVNRAGAERLRRELLRKSPEGTEQDDAPPLAGFRWAWLRYAPVSIVTPILGASAFGAVMQVAEWFSAEAAVISWVGDVFDGVPLIVMIATLAGIGMVVGSIGAVALWIELWWSYRLTQESGTLLVRRGLITSRSLTLEERRLRGIELVEPIGARLSGGARLDAVATGLTLRADDQRSDPRTLLPTAPARWRTGSPPPSCGSR; translated from the coding sequence GTGACCGGCGGCGAGGAACGGCCGGGGGAACCGGCCGAGGAGGCGGCCTGGCACCGGGTCGACGGCCGGACGCTGGCGCTCACCGCGATCTACCTGACCGGGTGGGTGATCGCCGCCGGCGGCATCACCGCCTTCTTCCTGCTCCGGGGCGACGTCTCCACGACGGTGGTGCTGACCTTCGTCGGCGGACCGGCGCTGCTGATCGTGGTCGGTGGGGTCCTGATCGATCTGGTGCGCTGGCGGTACGAGTTCCACCGGATCACCGACCAGCGGATCGAGAAGAAGTTCGACTTCGTGTTCCGTACCCACAAGTCGGTCGCGCGGGACCGGATCCGCAGTGTCGACGTCAACGCCAGCGTCATCTACCGGATGCTGGGTGTGGCGAGGGTCAAGGTCGGCACCGGGCAGCAGGACTCCTTCGGCGAGGTCGTCATCACCTTCGACCCGGTGAACCGCGCCGGCGCCGAACGGCTCCGGCGCGAACTGCTGCGCAAGTCTCCGGAAGGCACCGAACAGGACGACGCCCCGCCACTGGCCGGGTTCCGCTGGGCGTGGCTGAGATACGCCCCGGTGTCGATCGTCACCCCGATCCTGGGTGCCTCGGCCTTCGGCGCGGTGATGCAGGTCGCCGAGTGGTTCTCCGCCGAAGCCGCCGTGATCTCCTGGGTCGGCGACGTGTTCGACGGGGTTCCGCTGATCGTGATGATCGCGACGCTGGCCGGCATCGGCATGGTGGTCGGCTCGATCGGCGCGGTCGCCCTCTGGATCGAACTGTGGTGGTCCTACCGGCTGACCCAGGAGTCCGGCACGCTGCTGGTCCGGCGCGGACTGATCACCTCCCGGTCGTTGACCCTGGAGGAGCGCCGGCTACGCGGCATCGAACTGGTGGAGCCGATCGGAGCCCGGCTGTCCGGCGGTGCCCGGCTCGACGCGGTCGCCACCGGGTTGACGCTGCGCGCCGACGACCAGCGCAGTGACCCGCGTACGTTGCTTCCGACGGCCCCCGCGCGCTGGCGCACCGGGTCGCCGCCGCCATCCTGCGGGAGCCGGTGA
- a CDS encoding PH domain-containing protein: MTNGTRTLRLRPPRNPVERRAIGWWAVQAVVVSIPVLAPLLIVGLLVRPARQWLLLAAALVGVVALFYALVVPWIRYRVHRWEVTQDAVYTRRGWFLQQWRIAPISRIQTVDTVRGPIEQRFGLSTVTVTTASAKGAIKIEGLDRESAETLTHRLTEITQATPGDAT; the protein is encoded by the coding sequence GTGACGAACGGGACCCGCACCCTCCGGCTCCGGCCGCCTCGCAATCCGGTCGAACGTCGGGCCATCGGCTGGTGGGCGGTGCAGGCGGTCGTCGTCTCGATCCCGGTCCTGGCCCCCCTGCTGATCGTCGGGCTGCTGGTCCGGCCGGCACGGCAGTGGCTGTTGCTCGCCGCCGCATTGGTCGGCGTCGTGGCGCTCTTCTACGCCCTTGTCGTGCCGTGGATCCGTTACCGGGTGCACCGCTGGGAGGTCACGCAGGACGCGGTCTACACCCGCCGGGGATGGTTCCTCCAGCAGTGGCGGATCGCGCCGATCTCGCGTATCCAGACGGTCGACACCGTCCGTGGCCCGATCGAACAGCGCTTCGGGCTGTCGACCGTGACCGTGACCACGGCGTCCGCCAAGGGCGCGATCAAGATCGAGGGACTGGACCGGGAGAGCGCCGAGACGCTGACCCACCGGTTGACCGAGATCACCCAGGCCACCCCCGGGGACGCGACGTGA
- a CDS encoding LuxR C-terminal-related transcriptional regulator — protein sequence MARKLFITVSTVEQHLTRVYRKLRINRRSDLPFSLASELRNTA from the coding sequence ATCGCCCGCAAGCTCTTCATCACCGTCAGTACCGTCGAGCAGCACCTGACCCGGGTCTACCGGAAGCTGCGCATCAACCGGCGCTCCGATCTGCCGTTCAGCCTGGCGTCGGAGCTGCGCAACACGGCGTAG